One segment of Pseudophryne corroboree isolate aPseCor3 chromosome 10, aPseCor3.hap2, whole genome shotgun sequence DNA contains the following:
- the LOC134966874 gene encoding tyrosine-protein kinase STYK1-like translates to MNSSEDISNNESSQKISVIIIPALLSASTLLVVVIILWKTYHKKREKGGGSEDRTADYVDGTWAVNAAAVYENFPGISDAILEKKQLPSDWRIEDKVVLCSGHYGPISRAVLLRSGEAEDRRDVILKELSEHCSPGEVQDFVDLMKFYVQVCVHDKLVKMLWCQAQSRPLSLILEAMTLGNLLTFLRDSHQEARATQETVYRITEKDVCSMAAQVASGLEYLTGTHNLVHGYVAACNVLIHEDMSVRLCGLGLAAIQYRTGSVAAQRAARVPLKWQSPERLRGADITEKSDVWSFGILLYELITAGSPPYPALDPADVPQKLQKKYRMEQPQRCGDQLYQVMMDCWQWEAQKRPFLSDVVKQLQKALDTADGHTALTAVDTLSWGEYLLVAGISL, encoded by the exons ATGAATTCCTCAGAGGACATCAGCAATA ATGAGAGCAGCCAGAAGATCTCTGTCATCATTATCCCAGCCCTGCTCTCAGCCTCTACCCTACTGGTGGTGGTCATCATCTTATGGAAGACCTACCACAAGAAGCGGGAGAAAGGAGGAGGCTCAGAAGACCGCACAGCAG ATTATGTGGATGGAACATGGGCTGTGAACGCAGCTGCTGTCTACGAGAATTTCCCTGGGATCTCGGACGCCATACTGGAGAAGAAGCAGTTGCCCAGTGACTGGAGAATCGAGGACAAGGTTGTCCTATGCAGTGGACACTATGGTCCCATCAGCCGGGCAGTTCTTCTCCGGTcgggggaggcagaggacagacgagATGTGATCCTCAAGGAGCTGTCTG AGCACTGCAGCCCAGGAGAAGTCCAGGACTTCGTTGACCTCATGAAGTTCTATGTGCAAGTCTGTGTACACGACAAGCTGGTGAAGATGCTTTGGTGCCAGGCCCAATCCAGGCCCCTATCTCTCATCTTGGAGGCAATGACCTTGGGGAATCTGCTGACGTTTCTCCGGGACTCCCACCAG GAGGCCCGAGCCACACAGGAGACTGTCTACAGGATCACAGAGAAGGACGTCTGCTCAATGGCTGCCCAAGTGGCCAGCGGCCTG GAATACCTGACAGGAACACACAATCTAGTACACGGATACGTGGCAGCGTGTAATGTCCTTATCCACGAAGATATGAGCGTCCGGCTGTGCGGCCTGGGCCTGGCTGCCATACAGTACCGGACTGGTTCCGTTGCTGCACAGAGAGCTGCCCGTGTACCCCTGAAGTGGCAGTCACCGGAGCGGCTGAGAGGGGCGGACATCACGGAGAAGAGCGATGT GTGGTCATTCGGGATCCTGCTGTACGAGCTGATCACAGCAG GTTCCCCACCGTATCCAGCGCTGGATCCTGCAGACGTGCCGCAGAAACTGCAGAAGAAATACAGGATGGAGCAGCCGCAGAGATGTGGGGATCAGCT GTACCAGGTGATGATGGATTGCTGGCAGTGGGAGGCGCAGAAGAGACCGTTCCTTTCCGATGTGGTGAAACAGCTGCAGAAGGCCTTGGACACGGCTGATGGACATACAGCCCTCACAGCCGTGGACACCCTCAGCTGGGGGGAGTACCTGCTTGTGGCCGGGATATCATTATGA